Below is a window of Tolypothrix bouteillei VB521301 DNA.
GGTGAATTAGAGCGTACTGCTTACCAATGTTGCATTCTTGACACTCTCCGCCCTATAAGGGCGAAGATTCTTCAATCACAGACCCAACTTGCTGATACAGGATTTCTCCAGTATGAGTAGAGGTCGAATCTCCTGAAGCGTTCGGATAGTAGATCCAAGTTCCCGTATGCCCTACGGTACTCAAGGCTAATTTCAGAATATTGATAGCGGCATTCCAGTCTCTATCTATTACAAAGCCGCATTCGCAAACATGGGTTCTTGTAGATAGAGATTTTTTGACTATTGCGCCACAACTGAAGCATTCTTGAGAAGTGTAGGCGGGGTTAACCGCAACAGTTATCCTGCCAAACTTCACCCCAAAATACTCCAACCATTTTCTGAATTTATACCAACCAGCATCATTAATAGATTTAGCGAGACAGTGATTTTTCACTAAATTTTTAATCCTCAAATCTTCATAGGATACCAAGTCGTGAGATTGGATTACGCAACGCGCCAGTCTCTTGGCGTGTTCTTCACGTTGCCTACTTATTTTGAGGTGTACTCGCCCTAATTTATTAATAGCTTTCTTACGGTTGGCAGAGCCTTTCTTTTTACGAGAAACGCGCTTTTGTCTAAATTTTAGACGTTTCTCTCCTGTGCGATAAAACCTTGGGTTAGGTTCACTATGTCCATTGCTGTCGGTATAGAATTCTTTAAGTCCTACATCCAAACCAATGGTTTTCCCTGTGGGTTGTGTTTCTAATTTGTTGTCTACACTAATCAGAAATTGAACATAATACCCATCAGCACGACGAACTAATCTAACTCGTTTTACCTGTTCTAATTGGTAGAAGTTTAAATCCCATGTTCCTTTCAGCTTGAGCGTACCAATACCTTTTTTGTCG
It encodes the following:
- a CDS encoding RNA-guided endonuclease InsQ/TnpB family protein, which gives rise to MIVLEFKAKGKTTQYTAIDEAIRTAQFVRNKSIRFWMDNRGVGQKQMYRLSKSLRSEFPFVKALNSSACQASIERAYSSIARFYDNCKKSVPGKKGYPKFKKNSRSVEYKTSGWSLSETRKQITFTDKKGIGTLKLKGTWDLNFYQLEQVKRVRLVRRADGYYVQFLISVDNKLETQPTGKTIGLDVGLKEFYTDSNGHSEPNPRFYRTGEKRLKFRQKRVSRKKKGSANRKKAINKLGRVHLKISRQREEHAKRLARCVIQSHDLVSYEDLRIKNLVKNHCLAKSINDAGWYKFRKWLEYFGVKFGRITVAVNPAYTSQECFSCGAIVKKSLSTRTHVCECGFVIDRDWNAAINILKLALSTVGHTGTWIYYPNASGDSTSTHTGEILYQQVGSVIEESSPL